GAAAATATCCGCATATCCACCTAGTGACTTAACACCTTCCTGAATACGAGCACCACCTGAGTCGTTAACACCGATAACAGGAGCGCCAGTTTTCATTGCCATGTCCATTACCTTACAGATCTTTGCTGCGAACATTTCTGATAACGATCCGCCAAATACCGTAAAGTCTTGAGAGAAGATGTAAACCAAACGTCCGTCAATAGTACCGTAGCCGGTAACAACACCGTCAGAAAGGTATGTTTCTTCTGCCAAACCAAAGTCAATACATCTGTGGCTTACGAACATGTCAAACTCTTCGAATGAGTTCTCGTCAAGAAGCATTTCGATACGCTCACGTGCGGTGTATTTTCCCTTCTTGTGCTGAGAATCAATTCTCTTTTGACCACCACCAAGCTTCGCTTCTTCGCGAAGGCTTAGCAACTCTTGAATTTTCTCTTGTTGAGTCATTGAATGAATATTCAGTTATAGTTCTACTTCTACTTGTTCTTGTTTTCGCAAAGCTCCGTAAGAACACCCATGGTAGATTTTGGGTGAAGGAATGCGATGTCCAGGCCTTCTGCTCCCTTGCGAGGTGCCTTGTCAATTAGCTGAATTCCTTGGTTTGCTGCGAATTCAAGAGCGCCTTCGATACCTTCAACTGCAAATGCAATGTGGTGTACGCCTTCGCCCTTCTTTTCGATAAACTTTCCAATCGGTCCTTCTGGATCGGTTGATTCAAGAAGCTCAATCTTGGTTTGACCAATCATGAAAAATGCAGTCTTTACCTTTTGATCCTTAACCTCTTCGACGTTGTAGCATTTTAAGCCTAGTACATTCTCATAGTAAGGGATAGCCGTTTGCAAATCCTTAACGGCAATACCGATGTGTTCAATATGCGAAAGTTTCATCGTAAATTGTATTAAAAAGATTTGAGCAAATGTAACTTAACCTAGCGGGATTGCCGAAAAAAAAGGGAGGAAAATAGCGTTTAAATTAGTTGTTTAAAAACATATTGTAAACAATGCTTCGACAGATCTAATCTTAAGTGTATCTCCATTTTAAGCGTTGCTTGTTGAATCGTAAAACCTCGCTTTATGTGTATCCATTATTGTATTTTGTTAATTGGGGTTCTCTGATTTTGTTTTGTATTCCTAATTTTGTGTAAAAGGATTGCTGGAGACGGATGGCTAAGGGGGTAAAATAGATGCAAAAGGTAAGGCTGTCAGCTATATATTAAGTTTGGTAGGCAACGCTGAAAAAATAGAGTTAATTCGTTTTAAACGGACGGCCTTAAACGATAGCTTTGTGTGTAAATTCGTCAAGGAACAATTGCGCTGTGTTTGTGGATTGTGGTAAATTACTTTTTGTGACGATATCTTTTTAAATAGTTAGTTCCCAAAATCCCACATCGAGCCATTGGTTGAATTTCCAACCTGCCTGATTGAAGTGACCTGCCTTTTGGAATCCCAGCTTCTCATGTAGCCGAATGCTTTGTTCGTTTGGGATGGTAATGCACCCAATTAATAGGTGAAAGCCTTTGCTTTTTAGTTGTTTAATCAGCTCGATGTAGAGCAACATGCCAATACCTTTTCCTTCGTAGCCTTGCTTTAGGTATACTGTTGTTTCTGTACTAAAACGATATGCTTCACGAGTTCTCCATGTTGTAGCATAGGCATATCCCATAATTTCGTTATTATCGAGGTAGACGATGTGAGCGTATTTGTCTAAACTAAGGGCAATTCGGGTACACATGTCTTCAACAGAAACGGCTATTTCTTCGAATGTTATTGTTGTATTTTCAACATAGTAATTGTAAATATTGCAGATGGCGGTAGCATCAGAAATATGCGTTGTTCGTATCATAATGGGAGAAAGATTGGACGGTTCCGTTCTTAAGTTGAAAGGAACCTGTTAAAAAGGGACTATTTTGTGCATAGTAGTGCACCCTCGTTTTATCGAGGATGCATTTGTATTTAAATTGTAATATTTTTAATTAATTCTGCTCGTATGATGCTTTCCATGTCGTAGAGTCCTGGCGGCTTATTTATCACCCATTTTGATGCAAATACCGCTCCGCGTCCAAATGCTGATCGGCTGTTAGATTCGTGAATTAGGCGAAGCGTTTGGTTGGGTAGCCCGAATAGTACTTCATGCTTGCCTACGATTCCTCCTGCTCGTATCGACTTTACATGGGTTTCGGGGTTAAGGTTTAGCCTTTCTGCAATTTTGAGCGCTGTTCCTGAAACTTCCGGTTTATCTCGAAAATGCTCTTCTACAATCTGAATATCTGCGTCTGGTATTATCTTTTCAAGAAGTTCAGAAAGTACCAAAATTAGGTTGATGCCTACTGTAATATTGGGGGAGAATACGACTGCGGTGTCCGCACTTAGCTCTTCGATTCTGCTAATATCCATCTTCTCGTACTTAGAAATAGCCGTAACGACCTTTATTCCCAACTTGCCGGCAGCCTTGTTGTATAGGTAGAAACCAGATCTATCAGAAAAGTCTATGATGATGTCAACCTTGTTTTCATCAAAGAATTGGGGCGATTCTTGAAAGGTGTCTTTACAAACGATTTTTCCTTGAAGAGATTTAATGCCAAGGAGTTCGCTGGCAAAGGCTCCTTCGTTTTCGTGCGTATTTCGAACAACCCATTCAAGAGAGCACTGCGGGTCTTTTATAATCTCTGCCGCAACCAATTTTCCCGTGCGTCCGAATCCGAATAATCCAACTTTTATCATGAGAGTAAGTATTAGTTAAAAAGTAGTTAGTATAGCTACAATATAATCTTTTTTATTGGTATTATGATAAATGGTTGCGTAACGGAGAATCCGAAATAAGAAAAGGCTATCCGCAAGGATAGCCTTTTTATTATTGATGAAGAGGTAATACTACTTCTTGTTTTCCTTGATAGCAGCTTGAGCAGCAGCAAGGCGTGCAATAGGCACACGGAAAGGAGAACATGAAACATAGTCAAGTCCTGCAGAATGGCAGAATTCAACAGATGATGGCTCACCACCGTGCTCACCACAGATACCGCACTTAAGGCCAGCACGAGTGCTACGTCCTTTAGCAACAGCACCCTTAACAAGTTGGCCAACGCCATCTTGGTCAAGTACTTCAAATGGATCAACTTTAAGGATACCCTTGTTGATGTAAATTGGTAAGAACTTACCGATATCATCGCGAGAGAAACCAAGAGTCATCTGAGTAAGGTCGTTTGTTCCAAAAGAGAAGAACTGAGCAACCTTAGCAATCTCATCTGCAGTAACTGCTGCACGTGGAACTTCGATCATTGTACCTACAGTATACTCAACGCTGTCGCCATATTCTGCGAATACCTTAGCGATAGTTTCGTCGATAATTGACTTTTGGTACTCAAGCTCCTTAACGTTACCAACAAGAGGAACCATGATTTCTACCTTAGCAGCATCAACGCCCTTCTTCTTAAGGTTTAGCGCAGCCTCAATGATAGCGCGAGCTTGCATTTCGGTGATTTCTGGGTAGGTGTTACCTAGACGGCAACCACGGTGTCCTAACATTGGGTTAACTTCCTCAAGGCTGTGGATTTTTTCAACAACCTCTTCGAAAGAGATGCCTAGTTCAGCAGCCATTTCACGTTGTTGTTTCTCTTCGTGAGGAACGAACTCGTGCAATGGTGGGTCAAGAAGACGAACGGTAACTGCTAAGCCAGCCATAACTTCAAAAATACCTTCGAAGTCTTCGCGTTGCATAGGAAGAAGCTTAGCAACAGCCTTACGACGGCCAGCTTCATCGTTAGCAAGAATCATCTCACGAACCGACTTGATACGATCGCCTTCGAAGAACATGTGCTCGGTACGGCAAAGACCAATACCTTGAGCACCGAACTCGCGAGCAACCTTAGAGTCGTGTGGAGTATCAGCGTTAGTTCTAACCTTCATCTTTGCGTACTTGTCAGCAAGAATCATTAACTCACCGAAGTCTCCGCTAAGTTCTGGTTTTACGGTAGCAACTTTGCCATCATAAACTTCACCTGAAGTTCCGTTTAGAGAGATAAAGTCACCTTCTTTGTATAGTTTGCCATCTACTTCTAGAGTGCGAAGCTTATAGTCAATTTTTAGGTTGCTAGCACCAGACACGCAGCACTTACCCATACCACGAGCAACTACGGCAGCGTGAGAGGTCATACCACCACGAGCAGTAAGGATACCGTTAGCAACGTTCATACCCTTAAGGTCTTCTGGTGAAGTTTCGATACGAACAAGGATGGTTTCTTTTCCTTGGTTTGCCCAAGCCTCTGCGTCGTCAGCAAAGAATACGATTTGGCCAGTAGCAGCACCTGGAGATGCAGGAAGACCACGAGAGATCGTCTTTGCGCTCTTGATAGCAGCCTTGTCAAATACTGGGTGAAGTAGCTCGTCTAGTTTGTTAGGCTCAACGCGTAGAACAGCTTCTTCTTCGGTTAGAAGACCTTCGCGAAGCATGTCCATTGCAATCTTAACCATTGCAGCACCAGTACGCTTTCCAGCACGAGTTTGAAGCATCCAAAGTTTGCCATCTTGAATGGTGAACTCCATGTCTTGCATATCCTTGAAGTAGGTGTCCATCTTCTTTTGGATATCAAATAGCTCCTTGTAAGCAGCTGGCATTACTTCTTCTAGCGAAGGGAAAGTAGCCTTTCTGTCCGCTTCAGACATGCCTTTACGCTCAGCCCAACGTTGTGAACCGATAATGGTGATTTCTTGTGGGGTACGAATACCTGCCACTACGTCTTCACCTTGAGCGTTTACTAGGTACTCACCGTTGAATAGGTTTTCGCCAGTACTAGAGTCACGAGAGAAGCAAACTCCAGTAGCAGAAGTTTCGCCCATGTTACCGAATACCATCGCTTGAACGTTAACTGCAGTTCCCCATTCTTCTGGGATCTTGTTCAGCTGACGGTAAAGGATAGCGCGCTCGTTCATCCAGCTATCGAATACTGAACAAACAGCACCCCAAAGTTGCTCCCATGGAGATGCAGGGAAATCTTTTCCTGTTGCCTTCTTAACAGCAGCCTTAAAACGAGCTACTAGTTCCTTAAGGTCTTCAGTTGTAAGATCGGTATCGTTTTGCACACCTTTTTCTTCCTTAAGGTGGTCGATGATTTCTTCGAATGGATCTTCTTCTTCCTTAGAAGCTGGCTTCATACCAAGAACTACGTCTCCGTACATTTGTACGAAACGACGGTATGAATCCCAAGCAAATCTGTCGTTTCCGCTCTTTTTTGCAATTCCTGCAACAGCTTCGTCATTCAAACCAAGGTTCAAAATGGTATCCATCATACCTGGCATTGAAGCACGTGAACCTGAGCGAACTGAAAGTAGAAGTGGGTCTTCGTTGTTGCCAAACTTGTTACCCATGATTTCTTCAACATACTTAACAGCCTTCTCAACTTCTGGCTTAAGTAGTTCAACTACCTGATCTTTCCCTAGCTTGTAGTACTCAGTACAAACATCAGTAGTGATGGTGAATCCGGGAGGAACTGGCATGCCAATGAGGTTCATTTCAGCAAGGTTCGCACCTTTACCGCCTAGAAGCTCACGCATTTTTCCGTTACCTTCAGCTTGCTTATTTCCGAAGGTATACACGCGTTTTACTTGTGACATTTTATCGAATTGTTTTTAGGTTGTTATGTACACTTTTCTGATACAAATCATTAAGGACTCCAAAGGTAAATATTTTTTGCAAGATTGCATTAGCATATATGAGGACGAATTATCCTCATTGGCAAAAAATAGCATAAACTCCTAGTAAATAGTGTTTTCTAGAGTTTTTTAATTTCTCTTAAAAATCAGCTATTAACGGCACGTGGGTGACATTTGAGTAGCACTTCACGTAAGTGCTTATTCTCTAGATGGGTGTATATCTCTGTAGTCATTATGGTCTCATGCCCAAGAAGTTCTTGAATGACCCGCAAGTCGGCTCCTCTTTCGAGAAGATGAGAGGCGAATGAATGCCTAAACGTGTGCGGACTGATCTTCTTTTTTAAGCCAATTTTATTGCTTAAATCCTTGATTATGGTGAAAATCATTACGCGGGTTAGCTGGTTTCCTCTTCTGTTCAGGAATAGAATATTTTCGTAGGCCGGGTTTATCGGCAGCTTATCTCGTTCGACAAGGTAGTCGTTGATGTTGTTGATGGCTTTTTGGTTGATAGGAACAAGACGCTCTTTATTCCCTTTGCCTATAATTCGAATGTATCCTTGGTGAAAAAAGAGATCCGTCAAGCGGAGCGATACGGCTTCTGTTACTCGCAGGCCGCAGCTGTAGAGGATTTCTATAATTGCCCGATTTCGTACACCTTCTGGTTTCGATAGATCGATAGCTTCTAAGAGGGCATCAATCTCGTCAGTGGTTAGCACGTGTGGTAGCTTTCGATCTAACTTAGGGCTTTGAATTAGTTCGGTTGGGTCTTCCTCTATGATGTCCTCGAGCATTAGGTATTTGAAGAAGCCTTTTATGCTGCTCAAAACCCGGGCTTGGCTGCGCGCATTTAGACCTTCGTCGTAAAGGCTGGCTAGAAACTCCTCTATATGATCTTGCTTTATCTCGACCGGCTCTATCTGCTGATGGTTTGTTCGTATAAAATTGTGGAATTTGTTAAAGTCTCGTTCGTAGGCTAAGAGCGAGTTTTCAGAAAGAGATTTTTCCAGACGTAAAAAGCTTAAATAGTCTTTTTTAGAATCAGCCCAACTCATGGTTATTTTCAGCATTATTTTGCTGCGAATATAACGTTAAGCCTTGTATATTGTAACATATTTTAATGAGAAAATATCTTTATTTTTATTTGGGAGAATTAAGCGATTCGCGTTCAGCTGGGTATGGTGGTTGCTGTGTTAAAATGAGTGAAGGTTGAAGGCGGGCATCCTCTTAAACTACTTATAATTCTTAAATTCGCGATGGAAAAGAACTACGAGCAAACTGATTAATTAAACTGCGAAAAAATGCTTAAGAAAACGAAAATTGTAGCCACCATTTCGGATAGACGGTGTGATGTTGATTTTATTCGTCAGCTTCACGAAGCAGGGATGGATGTTGTTCGTTTGAATACCGCTCATCAAACTCCCGAAGATTCAACCCGTGTTGTTGAAAATGTTAGAGCCGTTTCTGATAAAATCGCAATTCTTGTAGATACCAAAGGACCAGAGGTTCGTACCTGCAAAATGAAGGATGAGCAAAACATTGTTGTTAAGGCTGGCGATAAAATTAAGTTCAAAGGCGATGCCAGTGGGCTTTCTGATGGTGATACAGTTTATGTTTCTTATAGTGAGTTTGTTCGTGATATTCCTGTAGGCGCCTCAATTTTAGTTGATGATGGGGAGCTGGCTTTTTCTGTTGTTGACAGAATTGACGATTACCTTCTTTGCGAATCACAGGATAATGGAGTTGTTAAAGGTAAAAAGAGCGTAAATGTTCCAGGAGTAGAGGTGAAACTCCCTGCTCTAAGCGATAAGGATATTGATTTTATCCATTGGGCAATCGAAAATGACATCGACTTTATTGCTCACTCTTTTGTGAGGAATAAGGAGGATTTGAAGGCTATCCAAACTATTCTTGACGAAAAGAAGAGCAAGGTTAAGATTATATCTAAAATAGAGAATCACGAAGGCGTTGAGAATATTCAGGAAATACTGGAAAACTCCTATGGAATTATGGTTGCTCGTGGTGATTTAGGCGTTGAGCTTCCTGCAGAGCAAATTCCAGTTGTTCAGCGAAAGTTGATTAGGGCGGCAATGCAAATGCGTAAGCCTGTAATTATTGCAACGCAAATGCTGCATACCATGATTGATAATCCTCGACCAACAAGAGCAGAGGTAAGCGATATCGCCAATGCGATTTATCAGCGTACAGATGCTATCATGCTTAGTGGAGAGACCGCTTACGGAAAATATCCGATAGAAGCGGTTAAAACCATGAGCCGTGTAGCCTACGAGATCGAGCGTCATTTAAATCCAGAAGATGAAATCAGCACCATTCGTGTAAATAACGAAATTACGGCTCAGCTTGCTCGTTCTACCGTAAAAGCATCTCAAAGTTTGCCTATAAAAGCTATTATTATTGATACGGATACGGGCCGTACTGGACGCTATATGTCGGCATTTAGAGGAAATCTACCTGTATTTGCAAAGTGTTACCACAAGAGGGTCATGAGAGAGCTTGCTTTATCTTATGGTGTTTACTCCGACTATTTTAAACCACGCGATACTCGTGACGAATTTGTCCATGATGCTGTAAAAATGGCAAGCGATAAGGGCAAGTTTAAGCCAGAAGACTTGGTTATTGTAGTGGGAGGTAGTTTTGGTAAAGGAAATGGAGCTTCGTTTATGGAGATCTCTTCCGTAAAGAATATGACTGGCGAATAACCTTAAGCACTAAATAGTAAAAAGGGGAAGTAAAACTTCCCCTTTTTTATTTCTTATTTTGTTCATCCGAAAGCCGTTCGATTGATTTTAGTATAGTCTTTACATCCGATGGCTTGTCGTAAATTGTCTTATTCTTGTCTATTATGTAAATAATTGGGGTGCCTGTAACATGGTAGGCAGATGTAATTGGGCTATTGAATGGATTCTGAATAATCATATCAATCCATTCGTAGCCGTTCGATTTTATAAACGCTTTCCATGCAGGTTTGTAGGCGTCAAGATTGATGGCTACAACGTCAAATCCTAGTTCTTTTATCGTTTTATAATTGCGTGCTAAAGCCGGTAGCATTTTTCTGCAATGCGAGCACTCCATCGACCAAAAAATTAGGATAGTTCCATTATTGCTTAGCTCAGAAAGTTTCGCTTTTAAGCTGCTGCTTTCGATGGTAAAATCGGGTGCAGGTTTACCTGTCGTTAGCGATATTAGCTGCTCAAATTCGCTATCTAGGAGGTTTTGTTCAGGACCACTTTTAAGGGGATAGTTCTTTTTAATATACTCAATAATGCCATCGTAGGATGATTGAGAGAATGTTTTGATTAGCTCCGTTTTGAAAAAAGCCTGAACTTCTTGCGATATCCCAGGTTGGTTCATCACCTCATCTACTGCGCGTTTAAAATAGCTTGCTTGATCTTCACGAGATGCCCCATCAACATAAAAAAGATCGATGTAATCCCACAACTTATCCGATACAGAAGGCGTGTTTATAATATTGGCGCTTTCAAAAGGGAAGCTGCTCCACCAGTTTGAAATCAAATATTGGCGTTTTTCTTCTTCTGTGAGGTTTTCTGGAGCTTTAACAGGAAGTTCAGCTAGTATTATCTTCGAAGCTAGTAGGTCGCCTTTGCTATTGATTAAGCTTCGAATTGTGCCACTATAGCTGTTTTCGATAGCTCTTTTTTCTTTTAGAAGCACCCGGTTCATTTTTCCCTTAGTGGG
This is a stretch of genomic DNA from Alistipes sp. ZOR0009. It encodes these proteins:
- the mce gene encoding methylmalonyl-CoA epimerase, which encodes MKLSHIEHIGIAVKDLQTAIPYYENVLGLKCYNVEEVKDQKVKTAFFMIGQTKIELLESTDPEGPIGKFIEKKGEGVHHIAFAVEGIEGALEFAANQGIQLIDKAPRKGAEGLDIAFLHPKSTMGVLTELCENKNK
- the pyk gene encoding pyruvate kinase, whose amino-acid sequence is MLKKTKIVATISDRRCDVDFIRQLHEAGMDVVRLNTAHQTPEDSTRVVENVRAVSDKIAILVDTKGPEVRTCKMKDEQNIVVKAGDKIKFKGDASGLSDGDTVYVSYSEFVRDIPVGASILVDDGELAFSVVDRIDDYLLCESQDNGVVKGKKSVNVPGVEVKLPALSDKDIDFIHWAIENDIDFIAHSFVRNKEDLKAIQTILDEKKSKVKIISKIENHEGVENIQEILENSYGIMVARGDLGVELPAEQIPVVQRKLIRAAMQMRKPVIIATQMLHTMIDNPRPTRAEVSDIANAIYQRTDAIMLSGETAYGKYPIEAVKTMSRVAYEIERHLNPEDEISTIRVNNEITAQLARSTVKASQSLPIKAIIIDTDTGRTGRYMSAFRGNLPVFAKCYHKRVMRELALSYGVYSDYFKPRDTRDEFVHDAVKMASDKGKFKPEDLVIVVGGSFGKGNGASFMEISSVKNMTGE
- the xerD gene encoding site-specific tyrosine recombinase XerD; this encodes MLKITMSWADSKKDYLSFLRLEKSLSENSLLAYERDFNKFHNFIRTNHQQIEPVEIKQDHIEEFLASLYDEGLNARSQARVLSSIKGFFKYLMLEDIIEEDPTELIQSPKLDRKLPHVLTTDEIDALLEAIDLSKPEGVRNRAIIEILYSCGLRVTEAVSLRLTDLFFHQGYIRIIGKGNKERLVPINQKAINNINDYLVERDKLPINPAYENILFLNRRGNQLTRVMIFTIIKDLSNKIGLKKKISPHTFRHSFASHLLERGADLRVIQELLGHETIMTTEIYTHLENKHLREVLLKCHPRAVNS
- the ppdK gene encoding pyruvate, phosphate dikinase, which gives rise to MSQVKRVYTFGNKQAEGNGKMRELLGGKGANLAEMNLIGMPVPPGFTITTDVCTEYYKLGKDQVVELLKPEVEKAVKYVEEIMGNKFGNNEDPLLLSVRSGSRASMPGMMDTILNLGLNDEAVAGIAKKSGNDRFAWDSYRRFVQMYGDVVLGMKPASKEEEDPFEEIIDHLKEEKGVQNDTDLTTEDLKELVARFKAAVKKATGKDFPASPWEQLWGAVCSVFDSWMNERAILYRQLNKIPEEWGTAVNVQAMVFGNMGETSATGVCFSRDSSTGENLFNGEYLVNAQGEDVVAGIRTPQEITIIGSQRWAERKGMSEADRKATFPSLEEVMPAAYKELFDIQKKMDTYFKDMQDMEFTIQDGKLWMLQTRAGKRTGAAMVKIAMDMLREGLLTEEEAVLRVEPNKLDELLHPVFDKAAIKSAKTISRGLPASPGAATGQIVFFADDAEAWANQGKETILVRIETSPEDLKGMNVANGILTARGGMTSHAAVVARGMGKCCVSGASNLKIDYKLRTLEVDGKLYKEGDFISLNGTSGEVYDGKVATVKPELSGDFGELMILADKYAKMKVRTNADTPHDSKVAREFGAQGIGLCRTEHMFFEGDRIKSVREMILANDEAGRRKAVAKLLPMQREDFEGIFEVMAGLAVTVRLLDPPLHEFVPHEEKQQREMAAELGISFEEVVEKIHSLEEVNPMLGHRGCRLGNTYPEITEMQARAIIEAALNLKKKGVDAAKVEIMVPLVGNVKELEYQKSIIDETIAKVFAEYGDSVEYTVGTMIEVPRAAVTADEIAKVAQFFSFGTNDLTQMTLGFSRDDIGKFLPIYINKGILKVDPFEVLDQDGVGQLVKGAVAKGRSTRAGLKCGICGEHGGEPSSVEFCHSAGLDYVSCSPFRVPIARLAAAQAAIKENKK
- a CDS encoding GNAT family N-acetyltransferase, which codes for MIRTTHISDATAICNIYNYYVENTTITFEEIAVSVEDMCTRIALSLDKYAHIVYLDNNEIMGYAYATTWRTREAYRFSTETTVYLKQGYEGKGIGMLLYIELIKQLKSKGFHLLIGCITIPNEQSIRLHEKLGFQKAGHFNQAGWKFNQWLDVGFWELTI
- a CDS encoding 4-hydroxy-tetrahydrodipicolinate reductase, which produces MIKVGLFGFGRTGKLVAAEIIKDPQCSLEWVVRNTHENEGAFASELLGIKSLQGKIVCKDTFQESPQFFDENKVDIIIDFSDRSGFYLYNKAAGKLGIKVVTAISKYEKMDISRIEELSADTAVVFSPNITVGINLILVLSELLEKIIPDADIQIVEEHFRDKPEVSGTALKIAERLNLNPETHVKSIRAGGIVGKHEVLFGLPNQTLRLIHESNSRSAFGRGAVFASKWVINKPPGLYDMESIIRAELIKNITI
- a CDS encoding thioredoxin-like domain-containing protein, translating into MKHILSTIVFFGTICFAWGQSSTLTIKMKEKEAPLSAYVYLNQGSTLIPVDSIKLGKGTFTFKTKNYKPGIYSFVLSEDTFARIIVNNEDVEVSTSLESLPDSLHVIKSEENRVYYSFLRAREAYNKKIEAITTLLKFYPTKGKMNRVLLKEKRAIENSYSGTIRSLINSKGDLLASKIILAELPVKAPENLTEEEKRQYLISNWWSSFPFESANIINTPSVSDKLWDYIDLFYVDGASREDQASYFKRAVDEVMNQPGISQEVQAFFKTELIKTFSQSSYDGIIEYIKKNYPLKSGPEQNLLDSEFEQLISLTTGKPAPDFTIESSSLKAKLSELSNNGTILIFWSMECSHCRKMLPALARNYKTIKELGFDVVAINLDAYKPAWKAFIKSNGYEWIDMIIQNPFNSPITSAYHVTGTPIIYIIDKNKTIYDKPSDVKTILKSIERLSDEQNKK